The Bubalus kerabau isolate K-KA32 ecotype Philippines breed swamp buffalo chromosome X, PCC_UOA_SB_1v2, whole genome shotgun sequence genome has a segment encoding these proteins:
- the LOC129638744 gene encoding LOW QUALITY PROTEIN: thymosin beta-15A-like (The sequence of the model RefSeq protein was modified relative to this genomic sequence to represent the inferred CDS: inserted 2 bases in 1 codon; substituted 1 base at 1 genomic stop codon) — protein MSDEPDLXEVEKFDRSXLKKTNTKGKNTLPSKETIQQENVCAQTS, from the exons ATGAGTGATGAGCCAGACTT TGAAGTGGAGAAGTTTGACAGGTCCTAACTGAAGAAAACTAATACTAAAGGAAAAAACACTCTTCCCTCAAAGGAAA CTATCCAGCAGGAGAACGTGTGTGCTCAAACATCATAA